GCCCCTGGTGTACACTCAGGGCACCCTCCTCACCTTGACTCTGGGTACTGCCTGGACCACCTCTGCTCTCTGACCTCAGGACATGGGCCTCAGAcctctgctttctcctcctggttcctgcagctcctgtgagAAAAAGGGAGGATGCAGCTCGGGGGTATCCTGTGgcacagccctcagccttctgtGACAGTACGAGGGGTGGACTCTGTGAGGTCCCCTCAGTTTTGTGTGGCGGGAGGTCCCCTCAGGGCTCCCTTGCAGTGCTCACCCTTCCCCTGGTACAGCCTGGTCCCTACCCTCTGGGGACCTGCAAGGAAACTCAGAACAAGACCCTAACCTGAACAAAAAGTGCTGAGGGGCCCCACAAGAGGCCACACCTGCCCAGGGAATCCCACGGGTCCTAGGCTGGGGAGATGCTCGGTCCTCAACTCCTCCTCACGTTCTGCCTGGCCTCCCAGCACTGACCACAGAGGCAGGGGTCTGCTTAGTCCTCCATCGGGATTGGTGTGTCCAGCCTCTGCTAACCTGAAGACATCCGCTCTCCACCCGAAAAACCTCACCTCACGAGGTCCCTAGGCCAGATGTCAAGAAGCTGCTCACCCTGCTCACCACCCTGCTCTGGGCCCTCCAAGACCCTCCTGCAAGGGCCAAGTCCCTCCCTGTTGGGGTCTAACTGTCTCGGTCCCTCCTCGCATGGAGCCTGTACTCCAGGCAAGATCTGCAAGTGTCCTGTCTGCAATCGGGAGGCTCTGCTGCTTTCACCCGTCTCTCTGACGGGGAGGTCAGGCAATGCGGCATGAAGGTGTCCTGCCTGGGGACTACCTAGGTTCCCTCTGGTCTGAGATCTGACTACCCTCAGTCCTCGCTCAGGGTGTTCACCTTGACTTCCGGTAGGACCTAGGCTCTGTCGTCTCCCCACTAGGAAAGGTGGGAAGAGGTCCCTGCTCCTCACACCTGGTCCCCACGCTCACAGACCCGGAACTCAGGAAGAGAGGACAGACCTAGTGTGCTCTTCTCACCCCAAGGGCTCCCAGGGCCGATAACAGGGGCTGAGATCTGTGGGGTTCCATCAGTCTTACCTTGGGGTCCCTAGAGTCTTCGCTTGGGGTCCCTTCAGTCATCCCTCAGGGACCTCAACTTGTCTCTGTGCAAGGGCTTTCgattctctcctctccccactcgTGCCCCATCCGTTATGTCAGGTCCCCAGTCTCTCTGACACCCGGATGTCAGGAAATGCAGCATGGTTCATCTGTCCTATGTCCTCCCAGACCCCACTCTGCTCTGGGGTCCAGCGTCCTCTCAGTCTTCCCTTACTGTCTTCACCTTGACCCTCAAAAGATCTAAGATCTCCCCCTCTTCCCATCTGAGGCCCTGACCCTTCTAACAGTTGCCTAATGTCTCTGAGATGCAGATGTGGAAGTCAGAACAGGCTGCCAAGTGCTCATCCCACCACCAGGGTGGCCCAGGGCTGACAGCAGGGGCAGGGATCAGTGGGGTTACCTTTTATCATCCCTCAGGGACCTCATCTTGAGCCCTGGCAGATCCAGGGATACCCCTAGTGTTGACCCAAGGCGGGACCCTCACATCAAGGCTCAGGGAACACAGAGGGTGGCTGAGCACATGCTGCATTTCCTGACATCCAGGTCTCAGAGAAACTGGGGACCTGGGAAAGGGGGCATGGCCTCGGGTGAGCAGAGGGAAGAAGCCCAGCTCCTCCAGAGTTTCAAGTTGAGGACCCTGAGGGAGGACCGAGCGGACTCTGGACCCCAATCAGAGGAGACCTCGGAGAAGCCTGTAGCTGCTGTTGGTCCTTGGCGGCCCTGGGGTAGGATGAGCCCAACGTGCGTGGTTTCACTTCCTCATATCCGGATCTCAGACTGGAGACCTGGTAGGGGGGCTGACTTCCTGACCTCGGTCGGTCGGGATCTCAGACTGGGGACCTTGCATATGGGGCGGGGCCTTAGGTGGTCCGATTCCCAGGGCCGGTGGGGTGTCAGGTTGAGGACCCTGAGGAGGAACTAGAGGACCCTGAACCCCAGTCAGAGGGTACCTCAGAGAAGCTCATCTCTGCCGTCAGTCCAGGGCAACTGTGGGGGTCGGAGGAGCGCAGCAGGCATGGTCTGACTTCCTGACATCCGGGTCTTGGAGAGACTGGGGGTGGTATAAGGGGCGGGGCTTCAGCTGGGGAGAGGCGAGAATCCCAGGTCCCGGCCGGAGGCAGGTGAGGTGCCTGAAGGAGGACTGAGGGGACCCTGCATGAGGAGCAAGGGAACCCCACAGATCCCCACCCCTGTAGTCGGCCCTGGGAGCACATTCTGTCTGTCTGCCTTTCTTACATGCTGGTCTGAGAGAGACCGGGGATCTTGTGAAAGCGGCGGGGTCTCAAAATGGCGGACGGGACAATCTCCGGTCCTGCCTGAGGGCCAGGCTGCATGCGAGGATGGACTGAAGCGGAAAGACCGCAACAGGGAGGCAGGGATCCTAGCCCTTGTGGGGACTCTGGGAGGCCCTAGAGTGGGGTGAGCAGTTTCTTGACTTCTGGCTCAGGGACCCCGGGAGGTGAGGTTTATTTGGGCGGAGGGCAGAGGCTTCAGGTCAGCAGAGGCTGAACTCCCCAAACCCGAGGGAGGACTAAGCAGACCCCCGTCCCTGTGGTCAGTGCTGGGAGGCCAGGCAGGACGTCAGGAGGAGCTGAGGACCGAGCATGTCCCCAGCCTAGGACCCACAGGAAGCCCTGGGCAGGTTCGGCAGCATGTGGAGCCCCTCAGCGCTTTCTGTTGAGGCTGGGATCTTGTTCTGAATTTCCATGCAGGCCCCCAGAGGGGAGGGACAGGGTGGTGCCAGGGGCAAGGTGAGCACTACAAGGGAGCCCTGAGGGGACCTCCCACCACACAACTGGGGGGACCTCACAGAGTCCACCCCGCATACTGTCACAGAaggctcagggctgtgccacaggaTACCCCCGAGCCGCCCCCTTCCCTTTTTctcacaggagctgcaggaaccaggaggggaaggcagaggactgAGGCGCGTGCCCTGAGGTCAGAGGGCAGAGAAGGTGCAGGCAGTACCAGGAGTCAAGGTGAGGAGGGTACCCTGAGTGTGCACCGGGGGCTCCCCACCCCAGAACGGAAGGGACCACCCAAGGGCCTAATCCCCCACCTTGTCAGCCTCGGAAGTCTTGGACTGTGCTGACTGTACCCTGCGGAGCCACCTCACTTCCTCCTTCCGGTAGCCAGGGGACTGGCTGCCCCGGAGGCTTTCCCCTGTGAGGTCTGAGAGCACCCCTCAAGCGGAGACCTGTAAGTTGCCTGTGTCAGTCCGCCCAGGGTGTGGTGCTCAGCTGAGGCCATTCACAGCCCCTCTCTCCCCCAGCCTGGCCCGTGGTCCCCATCTGTCACCCTGGCTGACTCCTGTCTGTGGTTTGATCCCAGGCATCACGCTCGTGGTCGAGATGAGTGAGCTGAGCAAGCCCGAGGAAGATTTTCAGGACCCTGGCGAGGCCCAGGGCCCGGTGAATGTGCAGCTCTTGGGGGCTGAGGCAGGGGTGGCTGCATCTGCCTCGGCCTCCTCCCCCACAGTGTCCTCCTTAGGCACTGGGGAGTCCTTGCCCCAGGAAGCGCTGAATGAGATGATAGCTAGCCTAATGAAGTTCCTGCTCCTCAAGTATCGAGCCAAGGAGCCGACCTCCCAGGCGGAAATGCTGAATAAGGTCCTCAGGGATAACCAGGAGTACTTCCCGGTGGTCTTCAGCCAAGCCTCGCAGTGCCTGCAGCTGGTCTTTGGCGTGGAAGTGAAGGAGGTGGACCCCAGGGAGCACATCTACATCATGGTCTCCATCCTGGGCCTCAGCTGCAACGCAATGCTGAGCAGTGGGCAGAGCATCCCCAAGGCCGGCCTCCTGGTGCTGGTCCTCAACCTGATCATGCGGAATGGAGACCGTGCCCCTGAGCAGAAGGTCTGGGGAGCACTCAGCAGATTGGGTGTGTATGCTGGGAGTGTGCACTGCATCTTTGGGGAGCCCAGGACACTTCTGACCCAcgtgtgggtgcaggaggggtACCTGGAGTACCGGCAGGTGCCTTACAGCCACCCTGCTCGCTATGAGTTCCTGTGGGGTCCCCGGGCTTATGCGGAGACCAGCAAGTGGGAAATCATGGCATTTCTGCTCAGGGTCAAACAAAGGGCTTTGAGGGCCTTCCCACTGCAGTCTTCAGAGGCTGCAAGGGAGGACGATGAGGCGGACTG
This Budorcas taxicolor isolate Tak-1 chromosome X, Takin1.1, whole genome shotgun sequence DNA region includes the following protein-coding sequences:
- the LOC128069494 gene encoding melanoma-associated antigen 10-like; the protein is MSELSKPEEDFQDPGEAQGPVNVQLLGAEAGVAASASASSPTVSSLGTGESLPQEALNEMIASLMKFLLLKYRAKEPTSQAEMLNKVLRDNQEYFPVVFSQASQCLQLVFGVEVKEVDPREHIYIMVSILGLSCNAMLSSGQSIPKAGLLVLVLNLIMRNGDRAPEQKVWGALSRLGVYAGSVHCIFGEPRTLLTHVWVQEGYLEYRQVPYSHPARYEFLWGPRAYAETSKWEIMAFLLRVKQRALRAFPLQSSEAAREDDEAD